From Streptomyces durmitorensis, a single genomic window includes:
- a CDS encoding cation diffusion facilitator family transporter: MSEQPSEGGGESTFTVIVAAVANLGIAVAKAVAGVISGSSAMLSEAAHSLADTVTEVLLLTALKRSEKPADEDHPLGYGPERYIWAMLAAVATFVGGAVFSIYDGIHTLVAGEELGDPLISYIVLAIAFLLEGYSLRTGVKQARGEAARFGASFGRYLRYTPDTAVKAVVLEDSAALAGLVLAAGGLLGGQLTGSGVWDGVASLCIGALLLYVAWVLGRSNAQLLIGRPLPKPMRQEIREELLASEHIEAVLELTTLLQGPREALVAAKVDFRDASTAAQIEWACEQAERRLRERFPGVRRVYLDPTPGFSQRRAEGLNPWP, encoded by the coding sequence ATGAGTGAGCAACCGTCAGAAGGTGGCGGCGAGAGCACCTTCACCGTCATCGTCGCCGCCGTCGCCAACCTCGGGATCGCCGTCGCCAAGGCCGTCGCCGGTGTCATCAGCGGGTCGAGCGCGATGCTCTCCGAAGCGGCCCACTCCTTGGCCGACACCGTCACCGAGGTACTGCTCCTCACCGCTCTGAAGCGGAGCGAGAAGCCCGCGGACGAGGACCACCCGCTTGGCTACGGCCCCGAGCGCTACATCTGGGCGATGCTCGCGGCCGTCGCCACCTTCGTCGGCGGCGCCGTCTTCTCGATCTACGACGGCATCCACACGCTGGTGGCGGGCGAGGAGCTGGGCGACCCGCTCATCTCGTACATCGTGCTCGCCATCGCCTTCCTCCTGGAGGGCTATTCGCTGCGCACCGGCGTCAAGCAGGCGCGTGGTGAGGCGGCGCGCTTCGGGGCGTCGTTCGGGCGCTATCTGCGCTACACGCCCGACACCGCCGTGAAGGCCGTCGTCCTGGAGGACTCCGCAGCGCTCGCCGGCCTCGTGCTCGCCGCCGGCGGACTGCTCGGCGGGCAGCTCACCGGGTCGGGCGTGTGGGACGGCGTGGCCTCGCTCTGCATCGGCGCGCTTCTTCTGTACGTCGCCTGGGTGCTCGGCCGCAGCAACGCCCAGCTCCTCATCGGCCGGCCGCTGCCGAAGCCGATGCGCCAGGAGATCCGGGAAGAACTCCTGGCCTCCGAGCACATCGAGGCCGTGCTCGAACTGACGACGCTGCTCCAGGGGCCGCGCGAGGCGCTGGTCGCCGCCAAGGTCGACTTCCGTGACGCCTCCACGGCGGCGCAGATCGAGTGGGCCTGCGAACAGGCCGAGCGGCGCCTTCGGGAGCGGTTCCCCGGCGTACGACGGGTCTATCTGGACCCCACGCCGGGGTTCTCCCAGCGGCGCGCGGAAGGCCTCAACCCGTGGCCGTGA
- a CDS encoding PucR family transcriptional regulator: MDGTSTVPDPLAPSAPSPAPPTPPVPLTALLAREDLGLRQIAGPDAGESGAAVQWVHTSEMADPYPYLLGGELLLTAGVHITDPVGAGVYLDDYVARIVEAGGAALGFGVAPVHDTVPRALVTACDRYGLPLLEVPPRTTFSGVARAVWQLVAEARHAELRRVTEAQQGLATAAARPDPVPAVLRQLAARLSGWAALYAPDGAVLHTAGTAPGAGVRQAVHDLSEVVRPSARPGPAPASATDSVGGAHLATYALGGGQGFALGLAAEQREPGDHTITGVAVVLLSLLTGKHQGAADSVRSAALVRLLLGSAVDDVAPLLGADEWTVVHARGDAGDDPVAHAVAASALAAALGSGMVDTDPGQDLVRLLLPADRELAGQPGWTLGVSAPASPGDLPAADAQADRALRRAEATRAPLVRHREAGIAALVAPAEAAAHARVLLAPLGGSEALTTTLRTWLSLHGSWDRTATALGVHRNTVRQRITRCATLLGADLDDPDVRMELWFALNRAP, translated from the coding sequence ATGGATGGAACATCCACCGTGCCGGACCCACTCGCCCCGTCAGCCCCCTCCCCGGCTCCCCCGACCCCGCCCGTTCCCCTGACCGCGCTCCTGGCCAGGGAGGATCTGGGCCTGCGCCAGATCGCGGGCCCCGACGCCGGGGAGAGCGGGGCCGCCGTCCAGTGGGTGCACACCTCGGAGATGGCGGACCCCTATCCGTACCTCCTGGGCGGCGAGCTGCTGCTGACGGCGGGCGTGCACATCACGGATCCGGTGGGCGCGGGCGTCTACCTCGACGACTACGTGGCGCGCATCGTCGAGGCGGGCGGCGCGGCCCTCGGCTTCGGTGTCGCGCCCGTGCACGACACGGTGCCGCGCGCCCTGGTGACGGCCTGCGACCGCTACGGGCTTCCGCTCCTGGAGGTGCCGCCGCGCACGACGTTCAGCGGGGTCGCCCGCGCGGTGTGGCAGCTGGTGGCGGAGGCCAGGCACGCGGAGCTGCGCCGCGTGACGGAGGCCCAGCAGGGCCTCGCCACGGCCGCCGCGCGCCCGGACCCGGTGCCCGCGGTGCTCCGCCAGCTCGCGGCGCGCCTGAGCGGCTGGGCGGCGCTCTACGCACCGGACGGCGCGGTGCTCCACACGGCGGGGACGGCTCCGGGGGCGGGGGTGCGGCAAGCGGTGCACGACCTCTCCGAAGTCGTACGCCCGTCGGCCCGGCCCGGCCCCGCCCCCGCGTCGGCCACCGACTCCGTGGGCGGCGCCCACCTCGCCACGTACGCGCTCGGCGGCGGACAGGGGTTCGCGCTCGGACTCGCCGCCGAGCAGCGCGAACCGGGGGACCACACCATCACCGGGGTCGCGGTCGTCCTCCTCTCGCTCCTGACCGGCAAGCACCAGGGCGCCGCCGACTCCGTGCGGTCGGCGGCGCTCGTACGGCTGCTCCTGGGCTCGGCGGTGGACGATGTCGCGCCTCTCCTGGGGGCCGACGAGTGGACCGTGGTGCACGCGCGCGGGGATGCCGGTGACGACCCGGTGGCCCATGCGGTCGCCGCCTCCGCGCTGGCCGCAGCCCTGGGCAGCGGCATGGTGGACACAGATCCCGGCCAGGACCTCGTACGCCTCCTGCTCCCGGCCGACCGCGAGCTCGCCGGGCAGCCCGGCTGGACCCTCGGCGTCTCCGCCCCCGCGTCCCCCGGCGACCTGCCGGCCGCCGACGCCCAGGCGGACCGCGCCCTGCGCCGCGCCGAGGCGACCCGGGCGCCGCTCGTCCGGCACCGCGAGGCGGGCATCGCCGCGCTGGTCGCGCCCGCCGAGGCCGCCGCCCACGCGCGCGTGCTGCTCGCCCCGCTCGGCGGCAGCGAGGCGCTCACCACGACCCTGCGTACCTGGCTCTCCCTGCACGGCAGTTGGGACCGCACGGCAACGGCGCTGGGGGTGCACCGCAACACGGTCCGGCAGCGGATCACCCGGTGCGCGACGCTCCTGGGCGCGGACCTGGACGACCCGGACGTACGAATGGAACTGTGGTTCGCGCTGAACCGGGCCCCGTAA
- a CDS encoding acyl-CoA dehydrogenase family protein: protein MRRTVFNEDHEAFRETLRAFIEAEVVPVHEEWFAAGQVPREFYYKLAELGLFGISVPEEFGGAGIDSHKFEAIQYEETARAGVSFGGSGVHVLLALPYIKALGTDEQKKRYLEKFVSAEEMWALAMTEPGTGSDLAGMKTTAKLSEDGTHYVLNGSKTFITGGVHADRVIVCARTSAPTAEDRRFGISLFAVDTKSEGYSIGRKLDKLGLKTSDTAELAFVDVKVPVEDLLGEENKGFYYLGSNLPSERWGIAYGAYAQAKAAVRFAKEYVQDRTVFGKTVASFQNTKFELAACQAEVDAAEAVADRALEALDAGELTAAEAASAKLFNTEVAHRVIDKCLQLHGGYGFMNEYPIARLYADNRVNRIYGGTSEVMKMIIAKNMGL from the coding sequence GTGCGCCGTACCGTTTTCAATGAGGACCACGAGGCGTTCCGGGAGACCCTGCGCGCCTTCATCGAGGCCGAGGTCGTCCCGGTCCACGAGGAGTGGTTCGCCGCGGGCCAGGTGCCGCGCGAGTTCTACTACAAGCTCGCCGAGCTCGGTCTCTTCGGCATCAGCGTCCCCGAGGAGTTCGGCGGCGCGGGCATCGACTCGCACAAGTTCGAGGCCATCCAGTACGAGGAGACGGCCCGCGCGGGCGTCAGCTTCGGCGGTTCCGGGGTGCACGTGCTGCTCGCCCTGCCGTACATCAAGGCGCTCGGCACCGACGAGCAGAAGAAGCGCTACCTCGAGAAGTTCGTCTCCGCCGAGGAGATGTGGGCCCTGGCGATGACCGAGCCGGGCACCGGCTCCGACCTCGCGGGCATGAAGACCACGGCCAAGCTCTCCGAGGACGGCACGCACTACGTCCTCAACGGCTCCAAGACCTTCATCACCGGCGGTGTGCACGCCGACCGCGTGATCGTCTGCGCCCGCACCTCCGCGCCCACCGCCGAGGACCGCCGCTTCGGCATCTCCCTCTTCGCGGTCGACACCAAGTCCGAGGGCTACTCCATCGGCCGCAAGCTCGACAAGCTCGGCCTGAAGACCTCCGACACCGCCGAGCTGGCGTTCGTCGACGTCAAGGTCCCCGTCGAGGACCTCCTCGGCGAGGAGAACAAGGGCTTCTACTACCTCGGGAGCAACCTCCCCTCCGAGCGCTGGGGCATCGCCTACGGCGCGTACGCGCAGGCCAAGGCCGCCGTCCGGTTCGCCAAGGAGTACGTCCAGGACCGCACGGTCTTCGGCAAGACGGTCGCCTCCTTCCAGAACACGAAGTTCGAGCTGGCCGCCTGCCAGGCCGAGGTGGACGCCGCGGAGGCCGTCGCCGACCGCGCCCTTGAGGCCCTGGACGCGGGCGAGCTGACCGCCGCAGAGGCCGCGTCCGCGAAGCTGTTCAACACCGAGGTCGCGCACCGCGTCATCGACAAGTGCCTCCAGCTGCACGGCGGCTACGGCTTCATGAACGAGTACCCCATCGCCCGCCTGTACGCGGACAACCGCGTCAACCGCATCTACGGCGGCACCAGCGAGGTCATGAAGATGATCATCGCCAAGAACATGGGCCTGTAA
- a CDS encoding acyl-CoA thioesterase: MNKALESLLDLLDLEQIEEDIFRGVSRSALVPRVFGGQVAAQALVAAGRTVPADRPAHSLHAYFLRAGDPGAPIVYTVDRIRDGRSFTTRRVVAVQHGQPIFHLSASFQTDEEGLEHQTGMPSAPDPETLPTAAEMLPQHLPSHVAERLIEARAAVDLRYVDAPPWASVGQPREPRSQVWFRTNGKLDGGIDASLLHVCLATYVSDMTLLDSVLLAHGRGGWAVGDVVGASLDHAMWFHRPFRADEWLLYDQESPSASGGRGLGQARIWTQDGQLAVTVIQEGVVRVPR; this comes from the coding sequence ATGAACAAGGCACTTGAGTCACTCCTCGATCTGCTCGACCTGGAGCAGATCGAGGAGGACATATTCCGGGGCGTGAGCCGCTCGGCGCTCGTCCCGCGCGTCTTCGGCGGCCAGGTGGCCGCCCAGGCGCTGGTGGCGGCGGGACGCACGGTCCCCGCCGACCGTCCCGCCCACTCCCTGCACGCGTACTTCCTGCGGGCGGGGGACCCGGGCGCGCCCATCGTCTACACCGTCGACCGGATCCGCGACGGCCGCTCCTTCACCACGCGCCGGGTCGTCGCCGTCCAGCACGGGCAGCCGATATTCCACCTCTCCGCGTCCTTCCAGACGGACGAGGAGGGCCTGGAGCACCAGACGGGGATGCCGTCCGCGCCGGACCCTGAGACGCTGCCGACGGCCGCCGAGATGCTGCCGCAGCACCTGCCCTCGCACGTCGCCGAGCGGCTGATCGAGGCCCGCGCGGCCGTCGATCTGCGCTACGTGGACGCACCGCCCTGGGCCTCCGTCGGACAGCCCCGCGAGCCGCGCTCGCAGGTGTGGTTCCGCACGAACGGCAAGCTCGACGGCGGCATCGACGCGTCCTTGCTGCACGTCTGCCTCGCCACGTACGTCTCCGACATGACGCTGCTCGACTCGGTGCTGCTCGCGCACGGCCGGGGCGGCTGGGCGGTCGGTGACGTCGTCGGCGCCTCGCTCGACCACGCGATGTGGTTCCACCGCCCCTTCAGGGCCGACGAATGGCTCCTGTACGACCAGGAGTCGCCGTCCGCGTCCGGCGGGCGCGGCCTCGGCCAGGCCCGGATCTGGACGCAGGACGGGCAGCTCGCGGTGACGGTGATTCAGGAAGGCGTCGTTCGCGTTCCCCGCTGA
- a CDS encoding SACE_7040 family transcriptional regulator — translation MATRTDAPTRREQILKEAARLFAERGFHGVGVDEIGAAVGISGPGLYRHFPGKDAMLAELLVGISGQLLTGGKRCVAEADGSPEQTLDALIEGHIDFALDDRSLITLHDRELDRLRDTDRKLVRQLQRQYVEIWVDVVRKVYPDLAENAARVCVHAVFGLLNSTPHLSRRDALPSRSAMAQLLHSLARGAFAATAA, via the coding sequence ATGGCCACCAGAACCGACGCCCCCACCCGTCGCGAGCAGATCCTCAAGGAAGCCGCCCGGCTCTTCGCCGAGCGCGGCTTCCACGGCGTAGGAGTGGACGAGATAGGAGCGGCCGTCGGCATCAGCGGGCCCGGCCTCTACCGCCACTTCCCGGGCAAGGACGCGATGCTCGCCGAGCTGCTCGTCGGCATCAGCGGGCAGCTCCTGACCGGTGGCAAGCGGTGTGTGGCCGAGGCGGACGGGTCACCGGAGCAGACGCTCGACGCGCTCATCGAGGGGCACATCGACTTCGCCCTGGACGACCGTTCCCTGATCACGCTGCACGACCGCGAGCTCGACCGGCTGCGGGACACCGACCGCAAGCTGGTCCGCCAGCTCCAGCGGCAGTACGTGGAGATCTGGGTGGACGTCGTGCGCAAGGTCTATCCGGACCTCGCCGAGAACGCCGCGCGCGTCTGTGTGCACGCGGTCTTCGGGCTGCTCAACTCCACGCCGCACCTCAGCCGCCGCGACGCCCTGCCGAGCCGTAGCGCGATGGCCCAGCTGCTGCACAGCCTGGCGCGCGGGGCGTTCGCGGCGACAGCGGCGTGA
- a CDS encoding acetyl/propionyl/methylcrotonyl-CoA carboxylase subunit alpha — translation MFDTVLVANRGEIAVRVIRTLRALGVRSVAVFSDADADARHVREADTAVRLGPAPASESYLSAERLLDAAARSGAQAVHPGYGFLAENAEFARACAEAGLVFIGPPASAIDLMGDKIRAKETVQAAGVPVVPGSSGSGLTDAQLADSAREIGMPVLLKPSAGGGGKGMRLVRDAALLADEIAAARREARSSFGDDTLLVERWIDRPRHIEIQVLADGHGNVIHLGERECSLQRRHQKIIEEAPSVLLDEATRASMGEAAVQAARSCGYAGAGTVEFIVPGKDPASYYFMEMNTRLQVEHPVTELITGIDLVEWQLRVAAGEELPYGQQDITLTGHAIEARVCAEDPSRGFLPSGGTVLALHEPQGDGVRTDSGLSEGTEVGSLYDPMLSKVIAYGPDRPTALRKLRAALAETVTLGVPTNAGFLRRLLAHPAVVSGELDTGLVEREAQDLVPQGVPAEVYEAAAALRAAALEPTGDGWRDPFSVPRGWRLGGTPAPLTHHLRVPGHDPVAHVAGEGPRTVEPGRVTVHVDGLTHTFHRAADWLGRDGDAWHVQDFDPVAASLTGAAHSGADALTAPMPGTVTVVKVSTGDRVAQGQSLLVVEAMKMEHVISAPHAGTVSELDVTAGSTVAMDQVLAVVIPDETPQEEEK, via the coding sequence ATGTTCGACACGGTGCTGGTCGCCAACAGGGGCGAGATCGCGGTCCGCGTCATCCGGACGCTGCGGGCGCTCGGCGTGCGCTCGGTCGCCGTGTTCAGCGACGCGGACGCGGACGCCCGGCACGTGCGGGAGGCGGACACGGCCGTGCGCCTGGGCCCCGCACCGGCCTCCGAGAGCTACCTCTCGGCCGAGCGGCTGCTCGACGCGGCGGCCCGCAGCGGCGCCCAGGCCGTCCACCCGGGGTATGGCTTCCTCGCGGAGAACGCCGAGTTCGCGCGGGCCTGCGCGGAGGCCGGCCTGGTCTTCATCGGGCCGCCCGCATCGGCGATCGACCTGATGGGCGACAAGATCCGCGCCAAGGAGACGGTCCAGGCGGCCGGGGTCCCGGTGGTCCCCGGCTCTTCGGGCAGCGGCCTGACCGACGCCCAACTGGCCGACTCCGCCCGCGAGATCGGCATGCCGGTGCTGCTCAAGCCCTCCGCGGGCGGCGGCGGCAAGGGCATGCGTCTGGTGCGGGACGCGGCGCTGCTCGCGGACGAGATCGCCGCCGCGCGGCGCGAGGCGCGCTCCTCCTTCGGGGACGACACGCTGCTCGTGGAGCGGTGGATCGACCGCCCCCGGCACATCGAGATCCAGGTCCTCGCGGACGGCCACGGGAACGTGATCCACCTCGGCGAGCGCGAGTGCTCGCTCCAGCGCCGCCACCAGAAGATCATCGAGGAGGCCCCGAGCGTCCTGCTCGACGAGGCCACGCGCGCGTCGATGGGCGAGGCCGCGGTCCAGGCCGCGCGCTCCTGCGGGTATGCGGGCGCGGGCACGGTGGAGTTCATCGTGCCGGGCAAGGACCCGGCTTCGTACTACTTCATGGAGATGAACACCCGCCTCCAGGTGGAGCACCCGGTCACGGAGCTCATCACCGGCATCGACCTGGTGGAGTGGCAGCTGCGGGTCGCCGCCGGCGAGGAACTGCCGTACGGCCAGCAGGACATCACGCTCACGGGCCACGCGATCGAGGCCCGCGTCTGCGCCGAGGACCCGTCCCGCGGGTTCCTGCCGTCCGGCGGGACCGTCCTCGCCCTGCACGAGCCGCAGGGCGACGGCGTGCGGACCGACTCCGGCCTGAGCGAGGGCACGGAGGTCGGCAGCCTGTACGACCCGATGCTGTCCAAGGTCATCGCGTACGGCCCGGACCGCCCCACCGCACTGCGCAAGCTGCGGGCCGCCCTCGCGGAGACGGTCACGCTGGGCGTGCCGACGAACGCGGGGTTCCTGCGGCGGCTGCTCGCCCACCCGGCGGTGGTCTCCGGGGAGTTGGACACGGGCCTCGTGGAGCGCGAGGCACAGGACCTGGTCCCGCAGGGCGTGCCCGCCGAGGTGTACGAAGCCGCGGCGGCCCTGCGCGCCGCCGCCCTGGAACCCACCGGTGACGGCTGGCGGGACCCGTTCTCGGTGCCGAGGGGCTGGCGCCTGGGCGGCACCCCGGCCCCGCTGACGCACCATCTGCGCGTGCCGGGACACGACCCTGTCGCGCACGTCGCGGGCGAGGGCCCGCGCACCGTGGAGCCCGGCCGCGTCACGGTCCACGTGGACGGCCTCACCCACACCTTCCACCGCGCGGCCGACTGGCTCGGCAGGGACGGCGACGCCTGGCACGTCCAGGACTTCGACCCCGTGGCGGCGAGCCTCACCGGCGCCGCCCACAGCGGTGCCGACGCCCTCACCGCCCCCATGCCCGGCACCGTCACGGTCGTCAAGGTGTCCACCGGCGACCGCGTGGCCCAGGGGCAGAGCCTCCTCGTGGTGGAGGCCATGAAGATGGAGCACGTCATCTCCGCCCCGCACGCGGGCACCGTCAGCGAACTGGACGTCACGGCGGGCTCGACCGTCGCCATGGACCAGGTCCTGGCCGTAGTGATCCCCGACGAGACCCCGCAGGAGGAGGAGAAGTGA
- a CDS encoding carboxyl transferase domain-containing protein encodes MLQAPVLATAADPASEAWRTNEEAHHALVDELRAKLAAARLGGGERSRARHVARGKLLPRDRVDALLDPGSPFLELAPLAADGLYGGDAPAAGVIAGIGRVSGRTCVIVANDATVKGGTYYPMTVKKHLRAQEVALENRLPCLYLVDSGGAFLPMQDDVFPDREHFGRIFYNQARMSGAGVPQIAAVLGSCTAGGAYVPAMSDEAVIVRNQGTIFLGGPPLVKAATGEVVTAEELGGGEVHSRVSGVTDHLAEDDAHALRIVRTIVSTLPDRAELPWSVRPVEEPKVDPAGLYGAVPTDSRTPYDVREVIARVVDGSRFAEFKAEYGQTLITGFAHLHGHPVGIIANNGILFSESAQKGAHFIELCDQRGIPLVFLQNISGFMVGRDYEAGGIAKHGAKMVTAVACTRVPKLTVVIGGSYGAGNYSMCGRAYSPRFLWMWPNAKISVMGGEQAASVLATVKRDQLEARGEQWSEADEQAFKDPVRAQYEAQGNAYYATARLWDDGVIDPMETRQVLGLALTACAEAPLGEPGFGVFRM; translated from the coding sequence ATGCTGCAGGCACCAGTGCTGGCGACCGCGGCTGATCCCGCGTCCGAGGCATGGCGGACGAACGAGGAGGCGCACCACGCCCTCGTCGACGAGCTGCGGGCCAAGCTCGCGGCCGCCAGGCTCGGCGGCGGTGAGCGGTCCCGGGCCCGCCATGTCGCGCGCGGCAAGCTGCTGCCCCGCGACCGCGTGGACGCCCTGCTCGACCCCGGCTCGCCCTTCCTGGAGCTGGCACCGCTCGCGGCCGACGGGCTGTACGGAGGGGACGCCCCCGCGGCCGGAGTCATCGCGGGCATCGGCCGGGTCTCCGGGCGCACCTGCGTGATCGTCGCCAATGACGCCACCGTCAAGGGCGGCACGTATTACCCCATGACGGTGAAGAAGCACCTGCGCGCCCAGGAGGTCGCGCTGGAGAACCGCCTCCCCTGTCTGTATCTGGTGGACTCGGGCGGCGCCTTCCTGCCCATGCAGGACGACGTCTTCCCGGACCGCGAGCACTTCGGGCGGATCTTCTACAACCAGGCGCGGATGTCCGGTGCGGGCGTCCCGCAGATCGCGGCCGTCCTCGGCTCGTGCACGGCGGGCGGTGCGTACGTCCCCGCGATGAGCGACGAGGCGGTGATCGTCCGCAATCAGGGGACGATCTTCCTCGGCGGCCCGCCCCTGGTGAAGGCCGCCACCGGCGAGGTCGTGACGGCCGAGGAGCTGGGCGGCGGCGAGGTCCACTCCCGGGTCTCCGGAGTGACGGACCACCTCGCCGAGGACGACGCGCACGCGCTGCGGATCGTCCGGACGATCGTCTCCACCCTCCCCGACCGCGCCGAACTCCCCTGGTCCGTGCGCCCGGTCGAGGAGCCGAAGGTCGACCCGGCCGGGCTCTATGGAGCGGTGCCGACAGACTCCCGCACCCCCTATGACGTCCGCGAGGTCATCGCGCGCGTGGTCGACGGCTCACGCTTCGCCGAGTTCAAGGCGGAATACGGCCAGACGCTGATCACCGGCTTCGCCCACCTCCACGGCCACCCGGTCGGCATCATCGCGAACAACGGCATCCTGTTCTCCGAGTCCGCCCAGAAGGGCGCCCACTTCATCGAACTGTGCGACCAGCGCGGCATCCCCCTCGTCTTCCTGCAGAACATCTCCGGCTTCATGGTCGGCCGGGACTACGAGGCGGGCGGCATCGCCAAGCACGGCGCCAAGATGGTCACGGCGGTGGCCTGCACGCGCGTGCCGAAGCTGACGGTCGTGATCGGCGGTTCGTACGGCGCGGGGAACTACTCGATGTGCGGCCGTGCCTACTCCCCCCGCTTCCTGTGGATGTGGCCGAACGCCAAGATCTCCGTGATGGGCGGCGAGCAGGCCGCTTCGGTCCTCGCGACCGTCAAGCGCGACCAGTTGGAGGCGCGCGGCGAACAGTGGTCGGAGGCGGACGAGCAGGCCTTCAAGGACCCGGTCCGCGCCCAGTACGAAGCGCAGGGCAACGCCTATTACGCCACCGCGCGGCTGTGGGACGACGGCGTGATCGACCCCATGGAGACCCGGCAGGTCCTCGGCCTCGCCCTGACCGCGTGCGCCGAGGCCCCGCTGGGCGAGCCCGGCTTCGGCGTCTTCCGGATGTGA
- a CDS encoding phosphatase, producing the protein MGAMPIPSRPALVDHLVRSRIAGDVATPRENNLSHYRKLANGDRHYWLGLELGDRWTDEQDVLAVMAERCGVIDDAEFRHGQDTIDPELTVDALERMAARLRKAAAGKERVLFATGHPGGLLDVHRATAAALRSAGCEIVVIPEGLTADEGMVFQFADVAMLERGATLWHTHSPEPMNAILDGLEREGRPLPDLVVADHGWAGRAGQRGIDSIGYADCNDPALFIGEAEGTLQVTIPLDDHVTSPRFYDPMTAYLLDAAGLTPEA; encoded by the coding sequence ATGGGAGCCATGCCGATACCCAGTCGTCCCGCCCTTGTCGACCACCTCGTACGCTCCCGCATCGCCGGCGACGTCGCTACGCCCCGCGAGAACAACCTCAGCCACTACAGGAAGCTCGCGAACGGCGACCGCCACTACTGGCTCGGCCTGGAGCTCGGCGACCGCTGGACCGACGAGCAGGACGTCCTCGCGGTGATGGCCGAGCGGTGCGGCGTGATCGACGACGCCGAGTTCCGGCACGGGCAGGACACCATCGACCCGGAGCTGACGGTCGACGCCCTTGAGCGGATGGCGGCGCGGCTCCGCAAGGCTGCGGCCGGCAAGGAGAGGGTCCTTTTCGCCACCGGCCACCCCGGAGGCCTGCTCGACGTGCACCGCGCGACGGCGGCCGCCCTGCGCTCCGCGGGCTGCGAGATCGTCGTGATCCCGGAGGGCCTCACCGCCGACGAGGGCATGGTCTTCCAGTTCGCGGACGTGGCGATGCTGGAGCGCGGCGCGACCCTGTGGCACACGCACTCCCCCGAGCCGATGAACGCGATCCTGGACGGCCTGGAGCGCGAGGGCCGTCCGCTGCCCGACCTGGTCGTCGCGGACCACGGCTGGGCCGGACGGGCGGGCCAGCGCGGCATCGACTCCATCGGGTACGCGGACTGCAACGACCCGGCGCTGTTCATCGGCGAGGCCGAGGGGACCCTCCAGGTGACGATCCCGCTGGACGACCACGTCACGAGCCCGCGCTTCTACGACCCGATGACGGCCTACCTCCTGGACGCCGCGGGCCTCACGCCGGAGGCCTGA